The Cryptomeria japonica unplaced genomic scaffold, Sugi_1.0 HiC_scaffold_753, whole genome shotgun sequence genome includes a window with the following:
- the LOC131872747 gene encoding uncharacterized protein LOC131872747 yields the protein MQYIHYDSRVAYNVEWTEENIASGITNQTSQYGATITTITVPAAITAMVSMIQTPLAYSLYQKIDLANVECLNEKVDGSGVNVFKSWSERLNREECVESDCDAELIFNIPFTGDVKLKGIVIISDEELSRVKLFKSKMRMSFDDVSGEADQEFAVIHDPQGTVEYPIKPTKFLMSII from the exons ATGCAGTATATTCATTATGATTCGCGTGTAGCTTATAACGTTGAGTGGACAGAAG AGAATATAGCTTCTGGAATAACAAATCAAACCTCACAATATGGTGCGACCATAACCACGATCACAGTGCCTGCTGCAATCACGGCGATGGTCTCGATGATACAAACTCCTCTTGCCTACAGCTTATATCAAAAGATTGATCTAGCAAATGTTGAATGCCTCAATGAGAAGGTGGATGGAAGTGGAGTGAATGTGTTTAAATCATGGTCTGAACGTCTAAATAGGGAAGAATGTGTTGAAAGTGACTGCGATGCTGAATTGATATTTAATATACCATTTACAGGTGATGTAAAACTCAAAGGAATAGttattatcagtgatgaagaacTCTCACGAGTGAAACTGTTCAAAAGTAAGATGAGGATGTCATTTGATGATGTCTCTGGAGAGGCAGATCAAGAGTTTGCCGTCATACATGACCCCCAAGGAACAGTTGAATATCCCATCAAGCCAACGAAGTTTTTAATGTCCATCATTTGA
- the LOC131872748 gene encoding uncharacterized protein LOC131872748, protein MRLELIHGLVQLIGHSLGAHLAGFIGKNTKSKLGRIYGLDPAGPCFGAITGSLYPSSKRLAPSDAEEVVTIHTNTALLGIDKPLGRQSVFVEGGSVQPGCKGGGVFKSISALTWDGGDFDTIACSHSRAPNLLTYQHDQTESDDDCQLVA, encoded by the coding sequence ATGAGGCTCGAGTTGATCCACGGCTTGGTGCAACTCATCGGTCACTCGTTGGGCGCTCATTTGGCCGGCTTCATTGGCAAAAATACAAAATCCAAATTGGGTAGAATTTATGGCCTTGATCCAGCCGGCCCATGTTTTGGTGCCATTACTGGTTCGCTATATCCATCGAGCAAGCGACTAGCTCCAAGCGACGCCGAAGAAGTAGTCACAATTCACACCAATACAGCTCTGCTGGGTATAGACAAGCCGTTAGGCCGTCAATCGGTATTTGTAGAGGGTGGATCTGTGCAGCCTGGTTGCAAAGGTGGTGGAGTATTCAAGAGCATAAGCGCTCTAACTTGGGACGGCGGCGATTTCGACACAATTGCTTGTTCGCATTCAAGAGCACCGAATTTGCTCACCTATCAACACGATCAAACTGAGTCAGATGACGACTGCCAGTtggttgcttag